From a region of the Gymnogyps californianus isolate 813 chromosome 22, ASM1813914v2, whole genome shotgun sequence genome:
- the LDLRAP1 gene encoding low density lipoprotein receptor adapter protein 1 isoform X1, with protein MDALKSAGRALLRSPSVHKPSWAGGRHKKLPENWTDTRETLLEGMLFSLKYMGMTLVEQPKGEELSAAAVKRIVATAKASGKKLQKVTLKVSPRGIVLNDSGTNELIENISIYRISYCTADKIHDKVFAYIAQNQLNENLECHAFLCTKRKMAQAVTLTVAQAFKIAFEFWQAAKEEKEKRERSILEGEGTSSPSSEAPAHPDTPAATGNLLDLEDPAKSPLTSSANSPHLDNSMFGPSSSVNNNVVWEMDDGLDEAFSRLAQSRTNPHVLDTGLTVQDIQSAETLSPVDWNKIDSNTGEKDDLFMF; from the exons ATGGACGCGCTGAAGTCGGCGGGTCGGGCTCTGCTCCGGAGCCCCAGCGTCCACAAACCCTCCTGGGCCGGCGGCCGACACAAGA AGCTCCCGGAGAACTGGACCGATACCCGCGAGACACTGCTGGAGGGGATGCTCTTCAGCCTCAAGTACATGGGCATGACGCTGGTGGAGCAGCCCAAGGGAGAGGAGCTCTCCGCAGCCGCCGTCAAAAGGATCGTCGCCACC gCGAAAGCAAGtggaaagaaactgcagaaagtgACTCTGAAAGTCTCGCCCAGAGGGATCGTGTTAAACGACAGCGGAACGAACGAGCTGATCGAGAACATCTCCATATACAG GATATCCTACTGCACGGCAGACAAGATCCACGATAAAGTGTTTGCCTACATTGCCCAGAACCAGCTCAATGAGAACCTGGAGTGCCATGCCTTCCTCTGTACCAAACGGAAAATG GCACAAGCAGTCACCCTCACCGTAGCCCAGGCCTTCAAAATCGCATTTGAGTTCTGGCAAGCGGCTAAGGAAG agaaggagaagcGGGAAAGGTCCATCTTGGAAGGAGAAGGGACGAGCAGCCCCAGCTCAGAAGCCCCTGCTCACCCCGACACAC CAGCAGCCACGGGGAACTTGCTGGATTTAGAAGACCCTGCCAAATCGCCCCTGACCAGCAGCGCAAACTCCCCACACTTAGATAACAGCATGTTTGGGCCCAGCTCATCTGTAAATAACAACGTGGTGTGG GAAATGGATGATGGTCTCGACGAGGCATTTTCAAG ACTGGCTCAGTCGAGAACAAACCCTCACGTCCTTGACACGGGACTGACAGTTCAAGACATCCAGAGTGCAGAAACGCTCTCACCTGTAGACTGGAACAAAATAGATTCCAACACAGGCGAGAAAGATGATCTGTTCATGTTTTGA
- the LDLRAP1 gene encoding low density lipoprotein receptor adapter protein 1 isoform X3, producing MDALKSAGRALLRSPSVHKPSWAGGRHKKLPENWTDTRETLLEGMLFSLKYMGMTLVEQPKGEELSAAAVKRIVATAKASGKKLQKVTLKVSPRGIVLNDSGTNELIENISIYRISYCTADKIHDKVFAYIAQNQLNENLECHAFLCTKRKMAQAVTLTVAQAFKIAFEFWQAAKEEKEKRERSILEGEGTSSPSSEAPAHPDTPAATGNLLDLEDPAKSPLTSSANSPHLDNSMFGPSSSVNNNVVWTGSVENKPSRP from the exons ATGGACGCGCTGAAGTCGGCGGGTCGGGCTCTGCTCCGGAGCCCCAGCGTCCACAAACCCTCCTGGGCCGGCGGCCGACACAAGA AGCTCCCGGAGAACTGGACCGATACCCGCGAGACACTGCTGGAGGGGATGCTCTTCAGCCTCAAGTACATGGGCATGACGCTGGTGGAGCAGCCCAAGGGAGAGGAGCTCTCCGCAGCCGCCGTCAAAAGGATCGTCGCCACC gCGAAAGCAAGtggaaagaaactgcagaaagtgACTCTGAAAGTCTCGCCCAGAGGGATCGTGTTAAACGACAGCGGAACGAACGAGCTGATCGAGAACATCTCCATATACAG GATATCCTACTGCACGGCAGACAAGATCCACGATAAAGTGTTTGCCTACATTGCCCAGAACCAGCTCAATGAGAACCTGGAGTGCCATGCCTTCCTCTGTACCAAACGGAAAATG GCACAAGCAGTCACCCTCACCGTAGCCCAGGCCTTCAAAATCGCATTTGAGTTCTGGCAAGCGGCTAAGGAAG agaaggagaagcGGGAAAGGTCCATCTTGGAAGGAGAAGGGACGAGCAGCCCCAGCTCAGAAGCCCCTGCTCACCCCGACACAC CAGCAGCCACGGGGAACTTGCTGGATTTAGAAGACCCTGCCAAATCGCCCCTGACCAGCAGCGCAAACTCCCCACACTTAGATAACAGCATGTTTGGGCCCAGCTCATCTGTAAATAACAACGTGGTGTGG ACTGGCTCAGTCGAGAACAAACCCTCACGTCCTTGA
- the LDLRAP1 gene encoding low density lipoprotein receptor adapter protein 1 isoform X2, producing the protein MDALKSAGRALLRSPSVHKPSWAGGRHKKLPENWTDTRETLLEGMLFSLKYMGMTLVEQPKGEELSAAAVKRIVATAKASGKKLQKVTLKVSPRGIVLNDSGTNELIENISIYRISYCTADKIHDKVFAYIAQNQLNENLECHAFLCTKRKMAQAVTLTVAQAFKIAFEFWQAAKEEKEKRERSILEGEGTSSPSSEAPAHPDTPATGNLLDLEDPAKSPLTSSANSPHLDNSMFGPSSSVNNNVVWEMDDGLDEAFSRLAQSRTNPHVLDTGLTVQDIQSAETLSPVDWNKIDSNTGEKDDLFMF; encoded by the exons ATGGACGCGCTGAAGTCGGCGGGTCGGGCTCTGCTCCGGAGCCCCAGCGTCCACAAACCCTCCTGGGCCGGCGGCCGACACAAGA AGCTCCCGGAGAACTGGACCGATACCCGCGAGACACTGCTGGAGGGGATGCTCTTCAGCCTCAAGTACATGGGCATGACGCTGGTGGAGCAGCCCAAGGGAGAGGAGCTCTCCGCAGCCGCCGTCAAAAGGATCGTCGCCACC gCGAAAGCAAGtggaaagaaactgcagaaagtgACTCTGAAAGTCTCGCCCAGAGGGATCGTGTTAAACGACAGCGGAACGAACGAGCTGATCGAGAACATCTCCATATACAG GATATCCTACTGCACGGCAGACAAGATCCACGATAAAGTGTTTGCCTACATTGCCCAGAACCAGCTCAATGAGAACCTGGAGTGCCATGCCTTCCTCTGTACCAAACGGAAAATG GCACAAGCAGTCACCCTCACCGTAGCCCAGGCCTTCAAAATCGCATTTGAGTTCTGGCAAGCGGCTAAGGAAG agaaggagaagcGGGAAAGGTCCATCTTGGAAGGAGAAGGGACGAGCAGCCCCAGCTCAGAAGCCCCTGCTCACCCCGACACAC CAGCCACGGGGAACTTGCTGGATTTAGAAGACCCTGCCAAATCGCCCCTGACCAGCAGCGCAAACTCCCCACACTTAGATAACAGCATGTTTGGGCCCAGCTCATCTGTAAATAACAACGTGGTGTGG GAAATGGATGATGGTCTCGACGAGGCATTTTCAAG ACTGGCTCAGTCGAGAACAAACCCTCACGTCCTTGACACGGGACTGACAGTTCAAGACATCCAGAGTGCAGAAACGCTCTCACCTGTAGACTGGAACAAAATAGATTCCAACACAGGCGAGAAAGATGATCTGTTCATGTTTTGA